From one Passer domesticus isolate bPasDom1 chromosome 15, bPasDom1.hap1, whole genome shotgun sequence genomic stretch:
- the NDUFB6 gene encoding NADH dehydrogenase [ubiquinone] 1 beta subcomplex subunit 6 — MSGPAQDERLRVQQLRALRRRWLRDQELSPREPVLPPRRLGPVAAFWESFLRPGDPWRQQVHKVYQGGRFVMLRVLLPAWAITYYLKYHVRKSPHGVVVTNPRIFPGDRILETGEIMPPLKDEHHRHH, encoded by the exons ATGAGCGGCCCCGCGCAGGATGAGAGGCTGCGGGTGCAGCAGCTCCGCGCCCTGCGGCGCCGCTGGCTGCGGGACCAGGAGCTGAGCCCGCGGGAGCCCGTCCTGCCGCCGCGGCGGCTCGGGCCCGTGGCCGCCTTCTGGGAGAGCTTCCTGCGGCCCGGGGATCCCTGGCGGCAGCAG GTGCACAAGGTCTACCAGGGCGGCCGCTTCGTCATGCTGCGGGTGCTGCTCCCCGCCTGGGCCATCACCTACTACCTGAAGTACCACGTGCGG AAATCGCCGCATGGTGTGGTTGTGACAAACCCACGGATATTCCCA GGGGACAGGATTTTAGAGACTGGAGAGATCATGCCACCCCTGAAAGACGAGCACCACAGGCATCACTGA